CCCCCGGGGGGGGTGCCTGGCCCTGGCGGGCCCCTCGGGGTGCGGCAAGAGCACCCTGCTGCACCTCCTGGCGGGGCTGGTTCCCCCGGACGGAGGGACGATGCGCATGGAGGGCCGGGAGGTTCCCTCCCTCCGAGGGCGCTGCGCCCTCATGGCCCAGGATGACCGGCTGCTCCCCTGGATGGACCTGCTGGACAACGCCCTCCTCCCGGTGCGGATGCGGGGGGAGGACCCGAGGCGCCGGGAGGGGGAGGCCCGGGAACTGCTGGACCGCTTCGGCCTGGGGGAGTTCCTTCGCTACCCTCCCGGGTCCGTCTCCGGGGGGATGCGGCAGCGGTGCGCCCTGGCGCGCACCCTCCTCTGGGGGTGTCCCCTGGTGCTTCTGGACGAGCCCCTCTCCGCCCTGGACGCCTTCACCCGCCGGACCCTCCAGGAGGAGGTGCTGCGCCTCCAGGGGGAGTGGGGGCGCACCCTCCTCTGGGTGACCCACGACCTGGAGGAGGCCCTTCGGGTGGGAGACCGGGTCTGGGTGCTGGGACCGGGGATGGAGGTGCGGGAGCGCCTCGTCCCCCCCGGCCCCAAGCCCCGGCCCGCCGACGGGGAACTGGCGGCCCTGCGGGAACGGGCCTTCCGGGCCCTGGAAGGGTCCCGTGGCTAGGCTCCGGGACCGGGCCCTGGGCCTGGGGCTCTTCCTGCTTCTCCTGGCGCTCTGGGAGGGAGTCTGCCGGGGGCTGGACCTGCCCCCCTATCTGCTTCCCTCGCCGGGACGGGTGGCGAGGGTACTGCTCTCCCAGGCCCCGGAGCTGCTGGCCCACGGGGCGGTCACCCTGGGGGAGATGGTCCTGGGGATCCTCCTGGGCCTGGGGGCGGCGCTTCTGGTGGGGGGAGGCCTCTTCGCCCTGCCCCAGGCGGAGCGGGCGGTGCTGCCCCTGCTGGTGGCCACCCAGGCGGCGCCGGTGTTCGCCCTGGCCCCTCTCCTGGTGGTGTGGTTCGGCTTCGGCATGGGACCCAAGGTGGCCCTCACCGCCCTGGTGGTCTTCTTCCCCGTGGCCCTGGCGTTCCTCCAGGGACTGAAGCACCGGGATCGGGGGCGGGAGGACCTGCTGCGCCTCATGGGAGGGGGGAGGATCGCCCGGTTTCGGGCCTTCCACCTCCCCGGGGCGCTGCCCCCCCTGATGGGGGGGCTCAAGACGGGGGTCTGCGTGGCCCCCATCGGGGCGGTGCTGGGGGAATGGTGCGGCGCCTCCCGGGGGCTGGGCTTTCTGATGCTCCAGGCCAACGCCCGCCTGGCCACGGACCGGGTCTTCGCGGCCCTGGCGGTGCTGGTGGTCCTGGGGACGGGACTCTACGGGGCGGTGGATCGGCTGGAGCGGCGTCTGGTGTGGTGGACCCGCCCGGAGGGGCGGGCCCGGTGGCTGGAACGAAGAGAAAGGAAGGGAAGGAAATGAGACGACTTCTGTGCGCGACGGTCCTGCTGGTCCTCCTGGGGGCCCCGGCGGGGGGGGCGGAGAAAGTCCGACTGATGCTGGACTGGACCCCCAACGTCGACCATGCCCCCCTCTACTGGGCCCAGGCCCGGGGGGCCTTCGCCCGGGAGGGACTGGAGGTGGAGATCCTGACCCCCTCGGACACGGCGGACCCCCTGAAGCTGGCGGCGGCGGGACGGACGGACCTGGCCCTGGGGTACATGCCCCAGGCCCTGGTGGCAGCCTCGGGGGGCATCCCCGTGCGGGTCTGCGCCCGCCTGGTGGCGCGCCCCTTGAGCACCGTGGTGGCTCTGGAGGACAAGGGAATCCGAAGCGTGAAGGACCTCTCGGGCAAGCGCATCGGCACCACCGTGCCGGGGATGATGGACGTGCTGGGGAAGGTCTTCGCCCGGCACCACGGGCTGAAGGACCTGGAGTGGGTCCACGTGGGCTTCCAGATCGTCCCGCCCCTGGCCTCGGGCAAGGTGGCGGCGGTGGTGGGGGCCTTCCGGAACGTGGAGGTGGTGCAGCTGCGCCGCCAGGGGCTCAAGCCCCGGGTCTTCCCCCTGGAGGAGGGGGGCGTCCCGGACTACGACGAGCTGGTGGTGCTGGCCTCCCCGGCCCTGAGCAAACGCCCCCGGGTCCTGGCGGCCTTCCGACGGGCCCTGGCGGAGGGACTGGAGGCGACGCGGCGACACCCCGAACAGGCCATGAGCGCCTACCTGCAGTCGGTTCCCGGGGCGGACCAAGCGGAAGAACGGGAGATGCTGGACGCCACCCTGCCCTTCTTCGCGAAGGACCAGAAGCTGGACCCCGCCCGGTGGCGGCGTTTCGCCGACTTCGCCCTCCGGGAGAAGCTGGTGGAAAAGCCGGTGGACCCCGCGCCCCTGCTCCTCCGTTTCTGACGCAACCAAACTTTATAAGGAGGTCGAGATCATGAACCGCGAACGCCTGCGCAACCTGGCCCTGGCGGGGCTCTTCGCCGCCCTGGGGGTGCTCCTCTCGGGGCTGTCCGTCCCCGTGGGGCCCACCCGGTGCTTTCCGGCCCAGCACGCCCTCAACGCCCTGGCGGGGGTACTCCTGGGGCCCTGGTGGGCCGCCGGGGCCGCCACGATCACCAGCCTGCTCCGGGTGAGCCTGGGCACGGGCACCCTCTTCGCCTTCCCCGGGAGCATCCCCGGGGCCCTGGCGGTGGGCTTCGCCGCCGCCCTGCTCCCGGACCGGCTGAAACCCCTGGGGGCCCTGGCGGAGCCCCTGGCCACCTGCACCCTGGGGGCCTGGATCTGCGCCGCCTGGCTGGGCCCCGCCATGGGCAAGTCCGTGGGGTACGCCTTCCTGGCGGGAGCCTTCGGGGCCAGCAGCGTTCCCGGGGCCCTGCTGGGTCTGGGGCTCCTGGCCGCCCTGAGGGCAGGGTTGCCCCTGCTTCGGGGACACCGGGGAACCCTGTAGAGCCGCCCCCGGTCCTGGGGTACACTGGAGGGACGGGATCCTCGTCCCTCCGGGTCCCGGGGGAGGCCTGCCATGACGGAAGGCCATCGAAGCCTGATCCGGATCCACCTGGCGGTGCTGCTCTTCGGCTTCTCCGGGCTCTTCGCCCGGCTCATCCACCTTCCCGCCTGGACCATCACCTGGGGGCGGGTCACCTTCGCCTCCCTCTCCCTCATGGTCCTCTT
The sequence above is drawn from the Aminomonas paucivorans DSM 12260 genome and encodes:
- a CDS encoding ABC transporter ATP-binding protein; the protein is MLEVRALRKSFGGRPVLGGLDLDLPRGGCLALAGPSGCGKSTLLHLLAGLVPPDGGTMRMEGREVPSLRGRCALMAQDDRLLPWMDLLDNALLPVRMRGEDPRRREGEARELLDRFGLGEFLRYPPGSVSGGMRQRCALARTLLWGCPLVLLDEPLSALDAFTRRTLQEEVLRLQGEWGRTLLWVTHDLEEALRVGDRVWVLGPGMEVRERLVPPGPKPRPADGELAALRERAFRALEGSRG
- a CDS encoding ABC transporter permease, which encodes MARLRDRALGLGLFLLLLALWEGVCRGLDLPPYLLPSPGRVARVLLSQAPELLAHGAVTLGEMVLGILLGLGAALLVGGGLFALPQAERAVLPLLVATQAAPVFALAPLLVVWFGFGMGPKVALTALVVFFPVALAFLQGLKHRDRGREDLLRLMGGGRIARFRAFHLPGALPPLMGGLKTGVCVAPIGAVLGEWCGASRGLGFLMLQANARLATDRVFAALAVLVVLGTGLYGAVDRLERRLVWWTRPEGRARWLERRERKGRK
- a CDS encoding ABC transporter substrate-binding protein, coding for MRRLLCATVLLVLLGAPAGGAEKVRLMLDWTPNVDHAPLYWAQARGAFAREGLEVEILTPSDTADPLKLAAAGRTDLALGYMPQALVAASGGIPVRVCARLVARPLSTVVALEDKGIRSVKDLSGKRIGTTVPGMMDVLGKVFARHHGLKDLEWVHVGFQIVPPLASGKVAAVVGAFRNVEVVQLRRQGLKPRVFPLEEGGVPDYDELVVLASPALSKRPRVLAAFRRALAEGLEATRRHPEQAMSAYLQSVPGADQAEEREMLDATLPFFAKDQKLDPARWRRFADFALREKLVEKPVDPAPLLLRF
- the thiW gene encoding energy coupling factor transporter S component ThiW, which translates into the protein MNRERLRNLALAGLFAALGVLLSGLSVPVGPTRCFPAQHALNALAGVLLGPWWAAGAATITSLLRVSLGTGTLFAFPGSIPGALAVGFAAALLPDRLKPLGALAEPLATCTLGAWICAAWLGPAMGKSVGYAFLAGAFGASSVPGALLGLGLLAALRAGLPLLRGHRGTL